The Chloroflexus aggregans DSM 9485 genome segment AGTAAGAGCACCTGCGGACGGGTCATCAAAGCGCGTCCGATTGCCAACATCTGCTGCTCCCCACCGGACAACGTGCCACCCTTCTGACTTACACGCTCGCGCAAGCGGGGAAACAGGGTTAACACACGATCAAGGTCGGCCTGATATTCTGGGCTTCGAGTGTTGTAGAGGAATGCCCCCATTTCAAGATTTTCAAGTACGGTGAGACGTGGAAAAATGCGGCGCCCCTCAGGCGACTGGGCAATGCCCAACTTAACAATTTCGTGTGGTGGCAAGGTATCGATTCGCTGCCCCTTGAAGAGAATCTGTCCTTGACGTGGCTTCAGCAACCCAGAGATTGTCCGCAACGTCGTGGTTTTACCGGCGCCATTCGAGCCGATCAGGGTAACGATTTCGCCCTTCTCGACCGTCATCGAGATGCCCTTTAGTGCGTGAATTTTTCCGTAGTAGGTATGAACATTCTGCAATTCAAGCAGGGCCATACAATCCTCAACTATCTACCCTACCGTAAGTTTGTGCTGCCACAGGGCAATCATCTGAACACGAACTGATGCGACACCGTCTGCCTAGGCAGCGTGACTTGCGGCACCTTTACCAAGATACGCTTCGATGACCCGTGGATTGGTGCGAATCGCCTGAACATCGCCTTCAGCGATCTTACTCCCGTAATCGAGCACCGAGATCCGTTCCGAGATGGACATCACCAGTCGCATATCGTGTTCGATCAGAATGACCGTGATCCCGCGTTCATCGCGTAAGCGACGGATTAGGTGAGTGGCTTCCATCGTTTCGTGCGGGTTCATCCCGGCGGTTGGCTCATCGAGTAAGATGATCTTGGGATCACCGGCCATCGCACGAGCAATCTCTAATCGGCGCTGATCACCGTAGGGCAGATTTTTCGCCAATTCATCGCGTTTATCGGCAATACCGACAAAATTCAGTAACTCTATCGCCTTAGCACGCGCCTTTGCTTCTTCACGCAACATACTACGCGAACGGAAGATAATATTCCAGATCGGCGCGTTGAGATGAACATGCATTCCGACGAGCACGTTTTCGAGCACCGTCATATTCCCGAACAACCGAATGTTCTGGAAGGTGCGGCGCATCCCAAGTGCTGCGATCTGATCGGAGCGCCAGCCGGTAATATCTTGCCCGGCAAAGACAACCCGCCCCTTATCGGGCTTATAAATACCGGTTAACACGTTAAAGAAGGTAGTCTTACCGGCACCGTTAGGGCCAATCACACTCACGATACTACCCGGTTCAACGGTGAAGGTCACATCATTCACCGCCACCAGACCACCGAAAATCTTGGTAATATTCGTAGCTTCGAGCAGCGCCATAGCTATCTCCCTGTGTCGGTGCCGGCCGGTTGGTTTACCGCATCAGTCTCTAGCTCATCATCGGTAGCCACAACGTCGTGCTGTTCTTCTCGTCGTCGTTCGTCAGGCCACAGTCCCTCTTGGCGGAAAATCATCATCAGCACTAACAGCAAGCCGAACAGCAAGCGCTGATACTGCGTCGGATCAAACTGACGTGGGATAGGAGCACCGGCAGCCTGCGCTTCACGTAACACGGCTGCGATCCGAGGCAAGATCTGGAGGTCGAGCATCGTCACAATAATTGCGCCAAGCATTGCACCGGGAATCGATCCCATCCCACCCAGGATGACCATTGCCAGAATGTTGATCGAACGGAGCAAGTCGAAGGTTGGTGGATTGATAAAAAGCTGTTTCGCAGCAAAAACGACACCCATCACACCGGCAAATGAAGCACCGATAGCAAAGGCAAGGAGCTTCATCCGTACCCGCGGAATACCCTGCGCGACCGCAGCGATTTCATCTTCGCGGATTGCCTCCCACGCTCGACCAATGCGTGAATGCTTGAGGCGGGCCACAACGATAACCGAGAGTAAAACAATAATGATTACCAGGTAATAGAAGAAAAGCTGGTAAAGCTGGTTATCGTCGGCCTGGATGCCGAGATTACGGATTTGATCTACAATAATTAACGGTGGCCGCTC includes the following:
- a CDS encoding ABC transporter ATP-binding protein, translating into MALLEATNITKIFGGLVAVNDVTFTVEPGSIVSVIGPNGAGKTTFFNVLTGIYKPDKGRVVFAGQDITGWRSDQIAALGMRRTFQNIRLFGNMTVLENVLVGMHVHLNAPIWNIIFRSRSMLREEAKARAKAIELLNFVGIADKRDELAKNLPYGDQRRLEIARAMAGDPKIILLDEPTAGMNPHETMEATHLIRRLRDERGITVILIEHDMRLVMSISERISVLDYGSKIAEGDVQAIRTNPRVIEAYLGKGAASHAA
- a CDS encoding ABC transporter ATP-binding protein, with the protein product MALLELQNVHTYYGKIHALKGISMTVEKGEIVTLIGSNGAGKTTTLRTISGLLKPRQGQILFKGQRIDTLPPHEIVKLGIAQSPEGRRIFPRLTVLENLEMGAFLYNTRSPEYQADLDRVLTLFPRLRERVSQKGGTLSGGEQQMLAIGRALMTRPQVLLLDEPSMGLAPVLVEQIFEIIQTINQQGTTVLLVEQNALQALSIAHRGYVLQSGAIVLEDSATNLRNNEMVQKAYLGLD
- a CDS encoding branched-chain amino acid ABC transporter permease, yielding MTTSTSSQSLWQRVTTPLSSGPTAYGFLVLYVLACSILLLTNPRTSLSTDIVFVLFLLSMLVTYRARVATWFKVVLGVFALGVVLPYFGLLNPFYIDVATQAGIFTALALGLNVVVGFAGLLDLGYVAFFAVGAYTWGIMSTPQITEINPAWSPVDPILFYPFLIIGLILGLITGVLLGLPVLRLRGDYLAIVTLGFGEVIRVVANNLDRPVNVTNGSQGIRAIERPPLIIVDQIRNLGIQADDNQLYQLFFYYLVIIIVLLSVIVVARLKHSRIGRAWEAIREDEIAAVAQGIPRVRMKLLAFAIGASFAGVMGVVFAAKQLFINPPTFDLLRSINILAMVILGGMGSIPGAMLGAIIVTMLDLQILPRIAAVLREAQAAGAPIPRQFDPTQYQRLLFGLLLVLMMIFRQEGLWPDERRREEQHDVVATDDELETDAVNQPAGTDTGR